One Candidatus Saccharimonadales bacterium genomic window carries:
- the atpG gene encoding ATP synthase F1 subunit gamma codes for MASIRQLKSRIRSVKNTKQITKAMELVAASKMRRAQEADKASAPYTRAANELLTYFAQQGITDEHPLFQVREVKRRLLIVIAADRGLVGAYNSNVFKAYIRELETDKKAAIENTSITVGRRVSQFATRLKDVELSGVYEGLPDRPNGAELHAILDTAIGLFERGEIDAVDVIYTEFISSINQKAIVKRVLPAGYTETEVSGSVRDALYEPSPQAVLDGVAYRLVEAQIFQALLDAKASEYSMQMIAMKNATDNASELVDDLTVAMNKVRQGAITQELAEISGGVEALKE; via the coding sequence ATGGCTTCTATCCGTCAGCTTAAATCTCGCATTCGCTCGGTAAAGAACACCAAGCAGATTACAAAGGCGATGGAGTTGGTTGCGGCAAGTAAAATGCGTCGTGCGCAGGAAGCAGATAAGGCTTCGGCACCGTATACTCGAGCAGCAAATGAGTTGCTCACCTACTTTGCGCAGCAAGGTATTACTGATGAACACCCGTTGTTTCAGGTGCGCGAGGTAAAGAGGAGGCTTCTTATTGTTATTGCTGCCGACCGCGGACTAGTAGGTGCCTATAATAGCAATGTGTTCAAGGCATATATCCGTGAGCTTGAAACCGATAAAAAAGCAGCTATCGAAAATACAAGTATTACCGTGGGCCGCCGTGTATCTCAATTTGCTACTCGTCTGAAAGACGTTGAACTCAGTGGGGTTTACGAAGGGCTTCCTGACAGGCCGAATGGTGCTGAGCTTCATGCAATTCTCGATACAGCGATCGGGCTGTTTGAGCGCGGCGAGATTGATGCTGTTGACGTGATTTATACCGAGTTCATCTCGAGCATCAACCAGAAAGCGATAGTCAAGCGAGTACTTCCTGCCGGCTATACTGAGACGGAAGTATCGGGAAGTGTCCGCGATGCGCTGTACGAGCCAAGCCCACAAGCGGTGCTTGACGGCGTCGCCTACCGCCTTGTCGAGGCGCAGATCTTTCAAGCCTTGCTTGATGCAAAAGCAAGCGAATACAGCATGCAGATGATTGCTATGAAGAACGCCACCGATAATGCCAGCGAGCTCGTTGATGACCTCACGGTTGCGATGAACAAAGTCCGCCAGGGCGCAATTACCCAAGAATTGGCTGAAATATCCGGTGGAGTCGAGGCCCTAAAGGAATAA
- the atpA gene encoding F0F1 ATP synthase subunit alpha, producing the protein MADIAVSELSRELRDAIAKLETKGNLEATGIVTRVGDGVAWVHGLRKAGYSEVLQIETKNGIVEAFALNLMEDEIGAVLLGSDADVVAGDTVKLKGTVLEVPVGPELLGRVVDPLGNPLDGGPAIKTKQTGLVEREAIGVMGRKPVHEPMMTGIMAIDSMFPIGRGQRELIIGDRQTGKTAIAIDTMINQARQKSGIVNVYVAIGQKRSKVARLVERLKQEGVMDQTIIVATGPSDPASLLYLAPYAGTAMGEYFRDNKQHALMIYDDLTKHAVAYRQMSLLLRRPPGREAFPGDVFYLHSRLLERSAKLSDALGAGSLTALPIIETQAGDISAYIPTNVISITDGQIFMETDLFYQGIRPAISAGLSVSRVGGNAQTKAVKSVSGHLKLSLSQFRELASFAQFGSDLDEATKSQIDRGQRLTELLKQPQYQPMGVWEQVASVYAVNQGCFDSVPVAKIKDAQGALLTKLWTDHKEDMRTLNKGDKPDEKVLSLIEKTGKAAAKGFEG; encoded by the coding sequence ATGGCAGATATTGCAGTAAGCGAATTATCCCGGGAGCTCCGCGACGCCATCGCGAAGCTAGAAACAAAGGGAAATCTGGAGGCAACAGGCATCGTCACTCGCGTAGGTGACGGTGTGGCTTGGGTGCATGGCCTTCGAAAGGCTGGCTACTCAGAAGTACTCCAGATTGAAACAAAGAATGGCATCGTTGAGGCGTTTGCCCTCAACCTTATGGAAGACGAAATCGGTGCGGTTCTTCTGGGGAGCGACGCCGATGTGGTTGCCGGTGACACAGTAAAGCTTAAGGGTACTGTGCTTGAAGTACCTGTTGGTCCCGAGCTACTCGGCCGTGTGGTTGATCCACTCGGTAACCCACTTGATGGTGGTCCTGCTATCAAAACCAAGCAAACCGGTTTGGTAGAACGCGAAGCCATTGGTGTGATGGGTCGTAAACCTGTGCACGAGCCGATGATGACCGGTATTATGGCAATCGATTCGATGTTCCCTATCGGCCGTGGTCAGCGTGAGCTTATTATCGGTGACCGCCAAACCGGTAAGACGGCCATTGCCATCGACACGATGATCAATCAAGCACGTCAAAAATCTGGCATTGTAAATGTGTATGTTGCGATTGGTCAAAAGCGCTCTAAGGTTGCGCGGCTGGTTGAGCGGCTGAAGCAAGAGGGTGTAATGGACCAGACGATTATTGTGGCAACCGGCCCGAGTGATCCCGCTTCTCTTCTTTACCTTGCGCCATATGCCGGCACCGCCATGGGAGAGTACTTCCGTGACAACAAGCAGCATGCGCTGATGATCTACGATGACCTCACAAAACATGCCGTTGCTTATCGTCAAATGTCGTTGCTCCTTCGCCGTCCACCGGGACGCGAAGCCTTTCCTGGAGACGTTTTTTATCTTCACTCTCGCCTTCTTGAACGTTCGGCTAAGCTTTCTGATGCGCTTGGTGCGGGAAGCCTTACGGCGTTGCCTATTATTGAGACCCAGGCTGGAGACATCTCTGCCTATATTCCAACCAATGTGATTTCGATCACAGACGGTCAGATTTTCATGGAAACGGACCTCTTTTACCAGGGTATCCGCCCCGCAATTTCAGCCGGTCTCTCTGTTTCACGTGTGGGTGGTAATGCTCAGACCAAGGCCGTAAAGAGCGTAAGCGGACACCTTAAACTTAGCCTTAGCCAGTTCCGCGAACTTGCAAGCTTTGCGCAGTTTGGTAGTGACCTTGATGAAGCGACGAAATCACAGATTGACCGTGGTCAGCGTCTGACTGAACTTTTGAAGCAGCCTCAATATCAGCCGATGGGTGTCTGGGAACAGGTTGCGAGTGTCTACGCCGTAAACCAGGGGTGTTTTGACAGTGTGCCTGTCGCAAAAATTAAAGATGCACAGGGCGCGCTTCTTACGAAGCTCTGGACGGATCATAAAGAAGATATGCGAACGCTTAACAAGGGTGATAAGCCCGACGAGAAGGTGCTTAGCTTGATCGAAAAAACCGGTAAGGCAGCCGCGAAAGGATTTGAGGGCTAA
- the atpD gene encoding F0F1 ATP synthase subunit beta, with amino-acid sequence MMSKEQTVGRITQVVGVVIDVEFENKNLPAMYDALEIKQGDKVITLEVAQHLDERTVRTIALSSTDGLKRGDEVVATGSPITVPVGDATQGRMFNVVGEPIDNKPAPKAKRSPIHREPPALSEQSNKTEILETGIKVIDLIAPLTKGGKAGLFAGAGVGKTVLIQELINNIAKFHSGNSVFAGVGERTREGYDLYEEMVEAGVFDKTSLVFGQMNEPPGARLRVALSGLTMAESFRDEGKDVLLFVDNIFRFTQAGAEVSALLGRLPSAVGYQPNLQQEMGGLQERITSTKKGSITSVQAVYVPADDMTDPAPATTFAHLDATITMNRALTEIGIYPAVDVLDSTSTSLDPEVVGEEHYRVAREVQRVLQQYKELQDIIAILGMEELSDDQKQIVNRARRLQRFFAQPFHVAEQFTGNPGVYIKLEDTIRDAKDILAGKYDAKPESWFYMAGGPLHEKKD; translated from the coding sequence ATGATGAGTAAAGAACAGACAGTCGGTCGCATTACCCAAGTTGTGGGTGTGGTGATTGACGTTGAATTTGAAAATAAAAACCTGCCGGCGATGTACGATGCGCTTGAAATCAAGCAGGGCGACAAGGTGATTACGCTAGAAGTTGCGCAACACCTTGATGAGCGAACCGTTCGTACTATTGCACTTTCAAGCACCGATGGTTTAAAGCGCGGCGATGAAGTAGTTGCAACCGGAAGTCCTATCACCGTACCTGTTGGTGACGCGACTCAGGGACGTATGTTTAATGTAGTAGGCGAGCCTATCGACAACAAGCCGGCGCCTAAGGCAAAACGGTCCCCTATTCACCGTGAGCCGCCTGCGCTCAGCGAGCAGTCAAACAAAACGGAAATCCTGGAAACCGGTATTAAGGTTATCGATCTTATTGCTCCACTGACAAAAGGTGGTAAAGCCGGCCTCTTTGCGGGTGCTGGCGTGGGAAAGACAGTGCTTATCCAAGAGCTAATTAATAATATTGCAAAATTCCACAGTGGTAACTCGGTATTTGCGGGTGTTGGTGAACGTACACGCGAAGGCTACGATCTTTATGAAGAAATGGTAGAAGCGGGCGTATTTGATAAGACAAGCCTTGTCTTTGGTCAGATGAACGAACCGCCGGGAGCTCGTCTTCGTGTGGCGCTGTCGGGTCTGACGATGGCAGAGAGCTTCCGTGACGAAGGAAAGGATGTTCTTCTCTTCGTTGACAACATTTTCCGATTTACTCAAGCCGGCGCCGAAGTGTCCGCACTTCTTGGTCGTCTCCCAAGCGCCGTAGGATACCAGCCGAATCTTCAACAGGAAATGGGTGGCCTTCAGGAGCGTATTACGAGTACAAAGAAAGGCTCGATCACCTCTGTGCAAGCCGTATATGTACCGGCAGATGACATGACCGACCCTGCGCCCGCGACAACATTCGCTCACCTTGACGCGACGATTACCATGAACCGCGCATTGACGGAAATCGGTATCTACCCAGCTGTGGATGTTCTTGATAGTACCTCGACGAGCCTCGATCCCGAAGTCGTGGGCGAAGAACACTACAGGGTTGCACGAGAAGTTCAGCGAGTACTCCAGCAGTACAAGGAACTTCAGGACATCATCGCCATCCTGGGAATGGAAGAGCTCTCTGATGATCAAAAACAGATTGTTAACCGCGCGCGTCGTTTGCAACGATTCTTTGCGCAGCCATTCCATGTTGCCGAGCAATTCACGGGTAATCCCGGAGTATACATCAAGCTTGAAGATACCATTCGTGACGCGAAAGATATTTTAGCCGGTAAGTACGATGCTAAGCCTGAAAGCTGGTTCTACATGGCCGGTGGTCCTCTTCACGAAAAGAAAGACTAG
- the atpF gene encoding F0F1 ATP synthase subunit B, translated as MESILTTIAAAEGKGFFEALGIDWKLLVLQTIAFLVLLWFLGKFVYPPLTKMLDKREADIEAGVKAAQAAEKKAEEASDQVEKLLKQARMEASDIVSTAKEEAAATIESAGAKAKTRAEHIVAEAQEQIEKDVLAARKALRSETLDLVAQATEKVVGKVVTAKVDQNVVAEAVKEAK; from the coding sequence ATGGAGAGCATACTAACCACTATAGCGGCGGCCGAAGGAAAAGGCTTCTTTGAGGCGCTTGGTATCGACTGGAAACTGCTTGTACTACAGACGATCGCCTTTTTGGTGCTTCTGTGGTTTCTGGGTAAGTTCGTGTATCCCCCACTCACTAAGATGCTTGATAAGCGCGAGGCTGATATTGAAGCAGGTGTAAAAGCAGCCCAAGCGGCTGAGAAGAAGGCTGAAGAAGCGAGTGATCAGGTTGAAAAGTTACTCAAACAAGCCCGGATGGAAGCGAGCGATATCGTCTCTACCGCAAAAGAAGAAGCTGCGGCTACTATAGAAAGTGCTGGTGCCAAGGCAAAAACACGTGCCGAGCACATCGTGGCAGAAGCTCAAGAGCAGATTGAAAAAGATGTTCTGGCTGCCCGGAAAGCCCTGCGAAGCGAAACGCTTGACTTAGTGGCTCAGGCAACTGAAAAAGTAGTTGGCAAGGTGGTAACGGCTAAGGTAGACCAAAATGTGGTCGCAGAAGCCGTAAAGGAAGCGAAGTAG
- a CDS encoding F0F1 ATP synthase subunit delta, producing the protein MATRLSRKKIAEYAAERLIKNDTKVLLEVAAFLVENRRTRELELLVRDIEYALSTHGVVIADVTSAYPLSETLKNNIKELVGGKQLILRETVDPAVLGGIRLTTPGERLDATLKRKIQALKA; encoded by the coding sequence ATGGCTACGCGTTTGTCACGAAAGAAAATTGCCGAGTACGCCGCTGAGCGTCTGATCAAGAATGATACGAAAGTTCTTCTTGAGGTAGCAGCATTTTTGGTAGAGAACCGACGCACTCGTGAATTAGAATTGCTTGTTCGCGACATTGAATATGCGCTTTCGACCCACGGTGTCGTGATTGCGGATGTGACAAGTGCCTATCCCCTATCTGAAACGCTCAAAAACAACATCAAGGAGCTGGTGGGCGGCAAGCAACTCATCTTGCGTGAAACGGTTGACCCTGCTGTTTTAGGGGGCATTCGCCTTACAACTCCGGGCGAACGGCTCGACGCAACTCTAAAACGGAAAATCCAAGCACTGAAAGCTTAA
- a CDS encoding AtpZ/AtpI family protein, whose protein sequence is MATSPKQGDDHQLPPKASTVLLMLTITDTTWRLFVPLVGMTIAGLLLDKTLGTKPWVMVASIILGGVIAYLLVRAQIKKVKQL, encoded by the coding sequence ATGGCTACATCACCAAAGCAGGGCGATGATCACCAGCTGCCGCCGAAAGCTTCGACGGTTCTTTTAATGCTGACGATCACTGACACGACATGGCGACTTTTTGTTCCCCTTGTAGGAATGACAATCGCAGGGTTGTTACTTGATAAAACGCTCGGAACAAAGCCGTGGGTTATGGTCGCATCGATCATACTTGGTGGAGTGATTGCCTATCTATTAGTACGTGCACAAATAAAGAAGGTAAAACAATTATGA
- a CDS encoding ATP synthase F0 subunit C — protein sequence MEQLAFGLTYAIPAGFAALGAGIVANAAVNAVGRNPEKINDIRTMMILGISFVDALAIIGIIVAIIAKFI from the coding sequence ATGGAACAATTAGCTTTTGGCTTGACTTACGCAATTCCAGCAGGGTTTGCAGCACTTGGTGCGGGTATCGTCGCTAACGCTGCTGTAAATGCGGTTGGCCGTAACCCAGAGAAGATCAACGACATCCGTACGATGATGATTCTTGGTATTTCATTCGTTGACGCCCTTGCCATCATCGGTATTATCGTGGCAATTATCGCGAAGTTTATTTAA
- a CDS encoding F0F1 ATP synthase subunit A yields MIQLTQFAAEHSGPHVSLAAEEIFNVAGVPVTNAILLGVLGYVVLLAVLLRAVYVVKKNKKRGFLTKLIVWGYEGLYKTVENIIGDKTVAKRLAPLPITLFFFIITQYYLGILPFVGPVTLHETPLFRGFAADLNTTFGLAIITLVTMQIYAIRAHGFFGNVKRFIKNPIKDPAGAFEGILEIIADFSRTVALSLRLFGNVFAGEVLLVMVGFLTSYFSVAALPPFYIFELFIGGIQAYIFFMLTTVFISLGLVSHDTHDEHVSDHSPTPKTAKAVPTRE; encoded by the coding sequence ATGATACAGCTCACTCAATTTGCCGCTGAACATTCAGGACCTCATGTTTCACTTGCTGCTGAAGAAATTTTTAATGTAGCAGGTGTTCCGGTTACAAATGCGATCTTGCTTGGTGTTTTAGGGTATGTAGTCCTTCTTGCGGTTTTGCTTCGTGCGGTATATGTTGTCAAGAAAAATAAAAAGCGCGGATTTCTTACAAAATTGATTGTTTGGGGATACGAGGGCCTCTATAAAACAGTAGAAAATATCATCGGTGACAAGACGGTTGCAAAACGGTTGGCGCCGCTGCCAATCACTCTCTTCTTCTTCATTATTACACAGTACTACTTGGGTATCTTACCGTTCGTTGGGCCAGTGACGTTACATGAGACACCTTTATTCCGTGGCTTTGCGGCCGATCTCAACACAACGTTCGGGCTTGCCATCATTACGCTCGTTACAATGCAAATTTATGCTATCCGCGCCCATGGGTTCTTCGGAAACGTAAAGCGTTTTATCAAGAATCCTATCAAGGATCCGGCCGGGGCATTTGAGGGAATTCTTGAGATCATCGCCGACTTTTCGCGTACCGTAGCCTTGAGTCTTCGTTTATTCGGTAATGTTTTTGCCGGCGAGGTACTTCTTGTAATGGTAGGTTTCCTTACATCGTACTTTTCTGTGGCCGCTTTGCCACCGTTTTATATCTTCGAACTCTTCATCGGAGGTATTCAGGCGTACATTTTCTTTATGCTTACCACTGTGTTTATTTCCCTGGGCCTCGTCAGCCACGACACGCACGACGAACATGTATCCGATCATTCACCTACCCCTAAGACTGCCAAGGCTGTCCCAACGAGGGAATGA